A genomic region of Metopolophium dirhodum isolate CAU chromosome 1, ASM1992520v1, whole genome shotgun sequence contains the following coding sequences:
- the LOC132933371 gene encoding troponin I 2 isoform X2: MADDEAKKAKQAEIDRKRAEVRKRMEEASKAKKAKKGFMTPDRKKKLRLLLRKKAAEELKKEQERKAAERRRIIEERCGQPKNIDDAGEEELAEICEELWKRLYTVEGIKFDLERDIRMKVFEISELNSQVNDLRGKFVKPTLKKVSKYENKFAKLQKKAAEFNFRNQLKVVKKKEFTLEEEDKEKKPDWSKKGDEKKGEGEDGDGTEDEKTDDGLTTEGESVAGDLTDATEDVQSDNEILEPEPVVEPEPEPQPPSPAPEELWAYLKDTVCSNNPLSVDDLVDKLMTAVTAIPQPLLNSVVKDTIKKQKSIDEGIEGGPPAEGDPAAPTDPADPAAPADPADPAAPADPATETAAPTDPATEAAAPTDPATAVADPADPAAAAPAEVVEAPPAEGEQPAATEEVKPEEAPAAEAAPDAAPAAESVPEPAATA, translated from the exons ATGGCCGACGATGAA GCTAAGAAAGCGAAACAGGCGGAAATCGACCGCAAGAGGGCTGAAGTGCGCAAGCGTATGGAAGAGGCGTCCAAGGCCAAGAAGGCCAAGAAGGGTTTCATGACCCCGGACAGAAAGAAGAAACTCCGT cTGTTGTTGAGAAAAAAGGCAGCCGAAGAGTTGAAGAAAGAACAAGAACGCAAAGCTGCCGAACGGAGGCGGATCATCGAAGAGCGGTGCGGACAACCGAAGAACATCGACGACGCCGGCGAAG AGGAGCTTGCGGAAATCTGCGAAGAACTATGGAAACGGCTTTATACCGTAGAGGGCATAAAATTCGACTTGGAAAGAGATATCAGGATGAAAGTTTTCGAG atCAGCGAATTGAACAGCCAAGTCAATGACTTACGAGGAAAATT CGTCAAACCAACATTGAAGAAGGTTTCCAAATACGAAAACAAATTCGCAAAACTCCAAAAGAAAGCGGCAGAGTTCAACTTCAGAAACCAACTGAAGGTAGTGAAGAAAAAGGAGTTCACCTTGGAAGAAGAAGACAAAGAG aaaaaacccGATTGGTCCAAAAAGGGAGACGAAAAGAAG GGCGAAGGAGAAGACGGCGACGGTACCGAAGACGAAAAGACCGACGACGGTTTGACCACGGAAGGCGAATCGGTCGCGGGCGATCTGACGGACGCGACGGAAGACGTGCAGAGCGACAACGAGATACTCGAACCAGAACCAGTGGTTGAACCCGAACCAGAACCCCAACCACCCTCCCCGGCACCAGAAG AACTTTGGGCATACCTCAAGGACACCGTGTGCTCGAATAACCCGCTCAGCGTCGACGACCTAGTTGACAAACTCATGACTGCCGTAACGGCCATACCACAACCCCTACTGAACTCTGTGGTCAAAGAcactattaaaaaacaaaaatcaattgaCGAAG GAATTGAAGGTGGTCCCCCGGCTGAAGGTGATCCCGCAGCACCCACTGACCCAGCCGACCCTGCAGCACCCGCTGACCCAGCCGATCCAGCGGCGCCCGCCGACCCTGCAACCGAAACGGCCGCACCGACCGACCCGGCCACTGAAGCAGCGGCGCCGACCGACCCGGCCACCGCGGTGGCGGATCCAGCAGACCCGGCCGCAGCCGCACCGGCTGAAGTGGTGGAAGCACCACCGGCTGAAGGTGAACAACCGGCGGCCACTGAGGAAGTTAAACCGGAAGAAGCGCCCGCCGCCGAGGCTGCGCCCGACGCAGCGCCAGCAGCGGAAAGCGTACCGGAACCAGCAGCAACAG
- the LOC132933371 gene encoding troponin I 2 isoform X1, with product MADDEAKKAKQAEIDRKRAEVRKRMEEASKAKKAKKGFMTPDRKKKLRLLLRKKAAEELKKEQERKAAERRRIIEERCGQPKNIDDAGEDTIKRVIKEYYDRITKLEDQKFDLEYLVKKKDFEISELNSQVNDLRGKFVKPTLKKVSKYENKFAKLQKKAAEFNFRNQLKVVKKKEFTLEEEDKEKKPDWSKKGDEKKGEGEDGDGTEDEKTDDGLTTEGESVAGDLTDATEDVQSDNEILEPEPVVEPEPEPQPPSPAPEELWAYLKDTVCSNNPLSVDDLVDKLMTAVTAIPQPLLNSVVKDTIKKQKSIDEGIEGGPPAEGDPAAPTDPADPAAPADPADPAAPADPATETAAPTDPATEAAAPTDPATAVADPADPAAAAPAEVVEAPPAEGEQPAATEEVKPEEAPAAEAAPDAAPAAESVPEPAATA from the exons ATGGCCGACGATGAA GCTAAGAAAGCGAAACAGGCGGAAATCGACCGCAAGAGGGCTGAAGTGCGCAAGCGTATGGAAGAGGCGTCCAAGGCCAAGAAGGCCAAGAAGGGTTTCATGACCCCGGACAGAAAGAAGAAACTCCGT cTGTTGTTGAGAAAAAAGGCAGCCGAAGAGTTGAAGAAAGAACAAGAACGCAAAGCTGCCGAACGGAGGCGGATCATCGAAGAGCGGTGCGGACAACCGAAGAACATCGACGACGCCGGCGAAG ATACGATCAAACGGGTGATCAAAGAGTATTACGACAGGATCACGAAATTAGAAGATCAAAAGTTCGACTTGGAATACCTCGTGAAAAAGAAAGATTTCGAG atCAGCGAATTGAACAGCCAAGTCAATGACTTACGAGGAAAATT CGTCAAACCAACATTGAAGAAGGTTTCCAAATACGAAAACAAATTCGCAAAACTCCAAAAGAAAGCGGCAGAGTTCAACTTCAGAAACCAACTGAAGGTAGTGAAGAAAAAGGAGTTCACCTTGGAAGAAGAAGACAAAGAG aaaaaacccGATTGGTCCAAAAAGGGAGACGAAAAGAAG GGCGAAGGAGAAGACGGCGACGGTACCGAAGACGAAAAGACCGACGACGGTTTGACCACGGAAGGCGAATCGGTCGCGGGCGATCTGACGGACGCGACGGAAGACGTGCAGAGCGACAACGAGATACTCGAACCAGAACCAGTGGTTGAACCCGAACCAGAACCCCAACCACCCTCCCCGGCACCAGAAG AACTTTGGGCATACCTCAAGGACACCGTGTGCTCGAATAACCCGCTCAGCGTCGACGACCTAGTTGACAAACTCATGACTGCCGTAACGGCCATACCACAACCCCTACTGAACTCTGTGGTCAAAGAcactattaaaaaacaaaaatcaattgaCGAAG GAATTGAAGGTGGTCCCCCGGCTGAAGGTGATCCCGCAGCACCCACTGACCCAGCCGACCCTGCAGCACCCGCTGACCCAGCCGATCCAGCGGCGCCCGCCGACCCTGCAACCGAAACGGCCGCACCGACCGACCCGGCCACTGAAGCAGCGGCGCCGACCGACCCGGCCACCGCGGTGGCGGATCCAGCAGACCCGGCCGCAGCCGCACCGGCTGAAGTGGTGGAAGCACCACCGGCTGAAGGTGAACAACCGGCGGCCACTGAGGAAGTTAAACCGGAAGAAGCGCCCGCCGCCGAGGCTGCGCCCGACGCAGCGCCAGCAGCGGAAAGCGTACCGGAACCAGCAGCAACAG
- the LOC132933371 gene encoding troponin I isoform X3, producing the protein MADDEAKKAKQAEIDRKRAEVRKRMEEASKAKKAKKGFMTPDRKKKLRLLLRKKAAEELKKEQERKAAERRRIIEERCGQPKNIDDAGEDTIKRVIKEYYDRITKLEDQKFDLEYLVKKKDFEISELNSQVNDLRGKFVKPTLKKVSKYENKFAKLQKKAAEFNFRNQLKVVKKKEFTLEEEDKEKKPDWSKKGDEKKVKEEVEYEA; encoded by the exons ATGGCCGACGATGAA GCTAAGAAAGCGAAACAGGCGGAAATCGACCGCAAGAGGGCTGAAGTGCGCAAGCGTATGGAAGAGGCGTCCAAGGCCAAGAAGGCCAAGAAGGGTTTCATGACCCCGGACAGAAAGAAGAAACTCCGT cTGTTGTTGAGAAAAAAGGCAGCCGAAGAGTTGAAGAAAGAACAAGAACGCAAAGCTGCCGAACGGAGGCGGATCATCGAAGAGCGGTGCGGACAACCGAAGAACATCGACGACGCCGGCGAAG ATACGATCAAACGGGTGATCAAAGAGTATTACGACAGGATCACGAAATTAGAAGATCAAAAGTTCGACTTGGAATACCTCGTGAAAAAGAAAGATTTCGAG atCAGCGAATTGAACAGCCAAGTCAATGACTTACGAGGAAAATT CGTCAAACCAACATTGAAGAAGGTTTCCAAATACGAAAACAAATTCGCAAAACTCCAAAAGAAAGCGGCAGAGTTCAACTTCAGAAACCAACTGAAGGTAGTGAAGAAAAAGGAGTTCACCTTGGAAGAAGAAGACAAAGAG aaaaaacccGATTGGTCCAAAAAGGGAGACGAAAAGAAGGTAAAGGAAGAAGTGGAATACGAGGCATAA